A stretch of Saccharomyces cerevisiae S288C chromosome IV, complete sequence DNA encodes these proteins:
- the GPI11 gene encoding mannose-ethanolamine phosphotransferase GPI11 (ER membrane protein involved in a late step of GPI anchor assembly; involved in the addition of phosphoethanolamine to the multiply mannosylated glycosylphosphatidylinositol (GPI) intermediate; human PIG-Fp is a functional homolog) encodes MPAKKRTRKTVKKTVSFSDDTTLTTHQNREKKNVDHDRPPVYVRKTPLMTFPYHLVALLYYYVFVSSNFNTVKLLSFLIPTQVAYLVLQFNKCTVYGNKIIKINYSLTIICLGVTFLLSFPTMLLTILFGAPLMDLLWETWLLSLHFAFLAYPAVYSVFNCDFKVGLWKKYFIFIVVGGWISCVVIPLDWDRDWQNWPIPIVVGGYLGALVGYTIGAYI; translated from the coding sequence ATGCCAGCTAAAAAAAGGACTAGAAAGACAGTGAAAAAAACCGTATCATTCTCCGATGACACAACATTAACAACGCACCAAAATCGTGAGAAAAAGAACGTAGATCATGATCGTCCACCTGTGTATGTGAGGAAAACCCCTCTGATGACATTTCCATACCATTTAGTAGCACTACTTTATTACTACGTTTTTGtatcttcaaatttcaaTACGGTGAAGTTGCTAAGTTTTTTGATTCCTACACAAGTTGCTTATTTAGTTTTACAATTCAATAAATGCACAGTTTACGGTAACAAAATCATTAAGATCAATTACTCATTGACCATTATTTGTCTAGGTGTTACATTTTTGTTGAGCTTTCCCACAATGTTATTAACTATATTATTTGGTGCGCCATTAATGGACTTATTGTGGGAAACCTGGCTGTTGTCACTGcattttgcatttttaGCATACCCTGCAGTTTATTCTGTATTTAATTGTGATTTCAAAGTGGGATTATGGAAGAAgtattttatctttatcGTTGTAGGGGGTTGGATTAGTTGTGTTGTCATTCCTTTGGATTGGGATAGAGATTGGCAGAATTGGCCAATTCCTATTGTTGTTGGAGGTTATTTGGGCGCTTTGGTGGGCTATACTATCGGTGCCTATATATAA
- the CFT1 gene encoding cleavage/polyadenylation factor CFT1 (RNA-binding subunit of the mRNA cleavage and polyadenylation factor; involved in poly(A) site recognition and required for both pre-mRNA cleavage and polyadenylation, 51% sequence similarity with mammalian AAUAA-binding subunit of CPSF) produces the protein MNVYDDVLDATVVSHSLATHFTTSDYEELLVVRTNILSVYRPTRDGKLYLTDEFKFHGLITDIGLIPQKDSPLSCLLLCTGVAKISILKFNTLTNSIDTLSLHYYEGKFKGKSLVELAKISTLRMDPGSSCALLFNNDIIAFLPFHVNKNDDDEEEEDEDENIDDSELIHSMNQKSQGTNTFNKRKRTKLGDKFTAPSVVLVASELYEGAKNIIDIQFLKNFTKPTIALLYQPKLVWAGNTTISKLPTQYVILTLNIQPAESATKIESTTIAFVKELPWDLHTIVPVSNGAIIVGTNELAFLDNTGVLQSTVLLNSFADKELQKTKIINNSSLEIMFREKNTTSIWIPSSKSKNGGSNNDETLLLMDLKSNIYYIQMEAEGRLLIKFDIFKLPIVNDLLKENSNPKCITRLNATNSNKNMDLFIGFGSGNALVLRLNNLKSTIETREAHNPSSGTNSLMDINDDDDEEMDDLYADEAPENGLTTNDSKGTVETVQPFDIELLSSLRNVGPITSLTVGKVSSIDDVVKGLPNPNKNEYSLVATSGNGSGSHLTVIQTSVQPEIELALKFISITQIWNLKIKGRDRYLITTDSTKSRSDIYESDNNFKLHKGGRLRRDATTVYISMFGEEKRIIQVTTNHLYLYDTHFRRLTTIKFDYEVIHVSVMDPYILVTVSRGDIKIFELEEKNKRKLLKVDLPEILNEMVITSGLILKSNMCNEFLIGLSKSQEEQLLFTFVTADNQIIFFTKDHNDRIFQLNGVDQLNESLYISTYQLGDEIVPDPSIKQVMINKLGHDNKEEYLTILTFGGEIYQYRKLPQRRSRFYRNVTRNDLAITGAPDNAYAKGVSSIERIMHYFPDYNGYSVIFVTGSVPYILIKEDDSTPKIFKFGNIPLVSVTPWSERSVMCVDDIKNARVYTLTTDNMYYGNKLPLKQIKISNVLDDYKTLQKLVYHERAQLFLVSYCKRVPYEALGEDGEKVIGYDENVPHAEGFQSGILLINPKSWKVIDKIDFPKNSVVNEMRSSMIQINSKTKRKREYIIAGVANATTEDTPPTGAFHIYDVIEVVPEPGKPDTNYKLKEIFQEEVSGTVSTVCEVSGRFMISQSQKVLVRDIQEDNSVIPVAFLDIPVFVTDSKSFGNLLIIGDAMQGFQFIGFDAEPYRMISLGRSMSKFQTMSLEFLVNGGDMYFAATDADRNVHVLKYAPDEPNSLSGQRLVHCSSFTLHSTNSCMMLLPRNEEFGSPQVPSFQNVGGQVDGSVFKIVPLSEEKYRRLYVIQQQIIDRELQLGGLNPRMERLANDFYQMGHSMRPMLDFNVIRRFCGLAIDRRKSIAQKAGRHAHFEAWRDIINIEFSMRSLCQGK, from the coding sequence ATGAATGTATATGATGATGTGCTTGACGCTACTGTTGTGTCTCATTCATTAGCAACACATTTTACTACTTCAGATTATGAGGAGCTCTTAGTGGTGCGAACAAATATCCTTTCTGTCTACAGGCCTACTAGGGATGGTAAACTGTATTTGACTGATGAGTTTAAGTTTCATGGCTTGATCACCGATATAGGCCTCATTCCCCAAAAAGACAGTCCGTTAAGTTGCCTGCTTTTATGCACAGGCGTCGCTAAAATCTCTATTTTAAAGTTCAACACGCTAACAAACTCAATCGATACCCTAAGCCTGCATTACTACGAAGGAAAGTTCAAGGGTAAATCGTTGGTAGAGCTGGCCAAAATTTCCACCTTGAGAATGGATCCTGGAAGTTCTTGTGCCTTACTGTTCAATAATGACATTATCGCTTTTCTACCCTTCCATGTCAATAAAAATGACGACGAtgaggaggaagaagatgaggaCGAGAACATAGACGATAGTGAATTAATCCATAGCATGAATCAAAAATCCCAAGGGACGAATACTTTCAATAAGAGGAAGAGAACCAAGTTAGGTGACAAGTTCACGGCTCCAAGCGTGGTATTGGTAGCGAGTGAGTTGTACGAAGGCGCCAAAAATATCATAGATATTCagttcttgaaaaattttactAAACCAACGATAGCGCTCTTATACCAACCAAAGCTTGTTTGGGCAGGAAACACCACCATTTCAAAACTCCCTACACAATACGTTATACTCACATTAAATATCCAGCCTGCAGAAAGTGCCACCAAGATTGAATCAACCACAATAGCATTTGTCAAGGAACTGCCTTGGGATCTACACACCATTGTACCTGTTTCGAATGGTGCTATCATTGTGGGAACCAATGAACTGGCATTTCTAGATAATACTGGCGTTTTACAATCGACAGTATTATTAAACTCATTTGCTGATAAAGAGTTacagaaaacaaaaattatcaacaatTCTTCATTGGAAATTATGTTCAGGGAGAAAAACACTACGTCAATTTGGATACCTTCGTCCAAGAGCAAAAACGGAGGAAGTAATAATGACGAAACACTACTACTTATGGACTTGAAATCCAATATATACTATATCCAAATGGAAGCAGAGGGCAGGTTACTGATTAAATTCGATATTTTCAAGCTACCTATAGTCAATGATCTTTTGAAGGAGAACTCCAATCCAAAATGTATAACACGTTTGAATGCCACcaattcaaacaaaaatatgGACTTATTTATTGGGTTTGGTTCAGGAAATGCTTTGGTTCTCAGattgaataatttgaaatctaCCATTGAAACAAGAGAAGCACACAATCCATCTTCAGGTACAAATAGTTTGATGGATATCAAtgacgacgatgatgaGGAAATGGACGATTTATACGCCGATGAAGCTCCTGAAAATGGACTAACAACTAATGATTCCAAAGGCACTGTGGAAACTGTTCAACCTTTCGATATCGAACTGTTATCATCTCTAAGGAATGTTGGTCCCATCACATCGTTAACTGTAGGTAAGGTATCTTCCATTGATGATGTGGTAAAAGGACTACCAAATCCAAACAAAAACGAGTATTCGCTAGTTGCCACATCGGGAAATGGTTCAGGTTCTCATTTGACCGTCATACAGACTAGTGTTCAACCGGAAATTGAATTAGCATTGAAATTTATCAGTATAACACAAATCTGGAATCTGAAGATCAAAGGAAGAGATAGGTACTTAATAACTACTGATTCCACAAAATCCCGGAGTGACATATATGAAAGTGACAATAACTTCAAACTTCATAAGGGCGGCCGTTTAAGAAGAGATGCTACTACAGTTTACATTTCAATGTttggtgaagaaaaaagaataatacAAGTCACCACCAATCACTTATATTTATATGATACACATTTTAGACGTCTCACCACAATTAAATTTGACTACGAAGTTATTCATGTTTCCGTCATGGATCCGTATATACTAGTTACCGTATCAAGGGGTGATATTAAGATATTTGAATTggaggaaaagaataaaagaaaattgttAAAAGTTGATTTGccagaaattttgaatgaaatGGTTATTACATCTggtttgattttgaaaagcaaTATGTgtaatgaatttttgattGGGTTGAGTAAGTCTCAAGAAGAACAGTTATTGTTTACATTTGTTACTGCAGATAACCaaattatcttttttaCTAAAGACCATAATGACAGAATCTTTCAACTAAATGGTGTTGACCAATTAAATGAATCTTTATACATTAGCACTTATCAACTGGGCGATGAGATCGTCCCTGATCCATCGATTAAACAAGTAATGATAAACAAACTGGGCCATGacaataaagaagaataccTGACAATATTAACCTTCGGAGGAGAGATTTACCAATATAGAAAATTACCACAAAGACGTAGTAGATTTTATAGAAACGTTACAAGAAATGATCTAGCTATTACTGGTGCTCCTGACAATGCATACGCCAAGGGTGTTAGTTCCATCGAAAGAATCATGCATTACTTTCCCGATTACAACGGTTATTCGGTAATATTTGTAACCGGTAGCGTTCCATACATattaataaaagaagatgattcCACACCGaagattttcaaattcGGAAACATACCATTGGTTTCAGTCACTCCCTGGAGCGAGCGTTCAGTCATGTGTGTAGATGATATTAAAAACGCCAGAGTTTACACACTAACTACTGACAATATGTACTATGGTAACAAATTACCATTGAAACAGATAAAGATCAGCAATGTGCTTGATGACTACAAAACTCTGCAAAAACTAGTCTATCATGAAAGGGCTCAATTGTTTCTTGTATCTTATTGCAAGCGGGTTCCTTACGAAGCATTAGGAGAAGATGGCGAAAAAGTAATTGGTTATGACGAGAATGTTCCTCATGCGGAAGGATTTCAAAGTGGAATTTTACTCATTAATCCAAAAAGTTGGAAGGTCATTGATAAAATCGACTTTCCAAAGAATTCTGTCGTCAATGAAATGAGATCCTCTATGATTCAAattaattcaaaaactaaGAGGAAAAGAGAATACATTATAGCCGGTGTTGCCAATGCCACCACTGAAGACACTCCACCAACTGGCGCTTTCCATATTTATGATGTGATAGAAGTTGTTCCCGAACCTGGTAAACCTGATACCAATTATAAGCTcaaggaaatttttcaagaagagGTCAGTGGTACTGTATCTACTGTTTGTGAGGTTAGTGGAAGATTCATGATTAGTCAAAGCCAAAAAGTTCTAGTAAGAGATATCCAAGAAGATAATTCCGTCATACCAGTGGCATTTTTGGATATTCCTGTTTTCGTTACGGATTCTAAAAGCTTTGGTAATCTTTTGATAATTGGTGACGCTATGCAGGGGTTCCAATTTATTGGTTTTGACGCAGAACCATACAGGATGATTTCATTGGGCAGAAGTATGTCGAAATTTCAAACAATGTCGCTAGAGTTTTTAGTGAACGGAGGGGATATGTATTTTGCGGCAACAGATGCTGACAGAAATGTTCATGTTTTAAAATATGCGCCAGATGAACCCAACTCTCTTTCGGGTCAACGTTTAGTCCACTGCTCCAGTTTCACGTTGCATTCCACCAATAGTTGTATGATGCTTTTACCAAGAAACGAGGAATTTGGCTCTCCTCAAGTGCCATCGTTTCAAAACGTTGGTGGCCAAGTGGATGGGTCAGTCTTCAAGATAGTTCCTTTAAGTGAGGAAAAATACAGAAGACTTTATGTGATTCAACAACAAATCATCGATCGAGAATTACAGCTAGGTGGTTTAAACCCTCGCATGGAAAGATTGGCCAACGACTTTTATCAGATGGGTCACTCTATGAGGCCTATGCTTGATTTCAACGTTATACGGAGGTTCTGTGGATTAGCTATTGATAGACGGAAAAGCATTGCGCAGAAAGCAGGAAGACATGCGCATTTTGAAGCATGGAGAGATATCATAAATATTGAATTTTCAATGAGATCTTTATGCCAGGGTAAGTGA